A window of Daucus carota subsp. sativus chromosome 2, DH1 v3.0, whole genome shotgun sequence genomic DNA:
CATAGATGGTGTGTGTATATCTAATCAAGGGTTCTCATTCACGCTTTATTCATTTTGAGGGTGTAAATACTAAATATGTATTGAAATGCCTGAGTAGAGGCGAATACAATTTGACCAAAACAAAACATTGAGACGTAGTGTATTTTACTAAAATTGGGCGTGAAAATGATCCACAACTTAGTCTAAAATGCCGAGTATTTCCAACAATCTCCACAAATGAGATTGATGGTCCAATAGCACTCACCAAGCCGACAGATAGACACTAAACTTGACTAGGTGATAGTTTCTATGATCAGATTTTgtatgttatttaatatatttccaCCATATATTTTACATATGGCATGCATTTCATTTGTACCTTATAAAGCAGGTTCAATAAATATCAACAGTATTTTAACCGGAAAATCTATAACCAAAATTGAAGCTGGTAACACACTCATCTCCTTAAGAAATGCACGTGCGGTGGCAGAAGGTGCAACTCAAGGAGGCAGATCCAAGCAACTGAAATTACAAGCACAATTCCCCAAGCACTGGATGACATTCACATTCCGGTAAGGAGGAAACATCGATGGAAAAGTAGGACGTGGAAAACCTCGACCCATATGGGTTGAATTAAATCCAGCACCAGCTTCAAACCCTCGTGCATTTGGCATGTTTGGTCTCATAGAGGCACCTATGTCCCAGCTGTGTCATAAAATTGAACCAAAcaatatcatttaaattttccACTACgtttttcatccaaaaactTAAATTCATTGACCCTCCCATATTTGGACAGAACACTCTCAACTTCCGCATCAGTAGTCCACCAGTGTAGCTCTCCCACGAAGAGCCTGCTTGCACCATTCTGATCAGCCACAGGTTTTGAGCCATGAAACCCAAATTTTAATGCTTGAGAATCATGACTCACATTTGGAGCTATTGCTTTCTGCATGTGAAGTCTTAATTCCTTCCAAATTCGATGCCACCTTACTGCTATCTCATCCGCTGCCTCTGGCAATGGAACTCTAGGAACATTTAACTCTTTTGGCACCAGATTTACTAGTGTAGATTCACCGCACCATTTGGACCAGGCGCCTCAGACAGCTGAGGCTGAAGAAAACCCTTTCCAATATTAAGATCACCATAAAGTTCATCGTACACATCATCGCCAATCAATTCATCATGGCGCTGCATGATTTGTGGAAGGGGCCAAATGAAAACAGACACGGAAGACTTTAACAGTGATCTGTAAGTGCAACCAGCGCGAGCATATATGTAAGTTACCTAGAATATAAGAATGCTGTACTATAGCTGTGTATATGACATTTCCATGAACTTCTTTAACAActttaatatgttaaacattTCTGTTGCAGCTCAAACTCGTCGCCTAAAATTGATAAAAAGCCTAATGCCCAATGGAGTTTGGTTCTTCGATTCAACTTGTGAACAggtaatttaatatgttaaacattTCTGTTACGATTCAGGGGATTAAACAAAGTATGTGGTGTAATACCCGAACACCAGGTCACTGTGGGCCAACTAGCATTCCTGAGGTCTGTGGCTAGCTATAAATTCAATTTCTATTAGAGTTCATAGTTTTCTGCCTTCAGAGGTAACTTAAAATAACCCGCAGTCATGCTAAAATTTAGCTAATTTCTACTTTGTGCATTCAGATTGTAAACCAGGTGTGGGCATACATCTGAAGAAACCAGCTACAGAATCCTAGCTAGTAACAAGAAGCTACTTTGTGAATTTTGGTTAAGTTGTCTTGTGAGGTTTATATTGCTTTGTCTTCGTTCTTGAAGCTTGAATGAGTAAGTTAAGGGACCAACTTCAACGGAGTTATGTTTAGCAATGGATGGACCGTAGGACTGTGATGGGCAGTTTCTCGAGCATCAATTGGGGCTCTGGTTGGTTTTTGGACTAGAGCATGAAGTTTGATGGGTCGGCATGGAAAAGGACTGTTTTGGAGTTGTGTCAAAACTACTAAGATGAACTGTTTATATCTTTGCTCTTAATGTACATAAAGCTGCTATATATTTAGATACTTTTTTCTCTGTATTATGACAATTCAGTgaccaattaatttttttttccagacAAATTGATATTCCACTTTTTTGTTCACAGTGAAGAGGCAACAAATGATAGCTAATcacatttatattaaaaaaacaaggtAAAGAAACAGGAAATGTAGTAGCACAACCACTAAGAGTATCTCCCATTGATCCACATGACATGAAGGTTTTCTAATGTTCTTGCAGGAAGATAGAGATGTTTCAGTACTGATATAAGCTTTTGCTTGTTCTCAAAATAATCTAAACCCTCCACCTCTTCTGCTCCGCACAAGTCCTTCCCATTCACAATCACCATTGGGAACCTTACCTTGTTATTACCGACCAGCTCTTCTAGGTCTCTCATATACTCTGACTCTTGTGAACAATTCCTCTCCTCAAATACAACATGCCCACTCATCAGAATTTTCTTTACCAACCCATTTGCACCTAGGCCATTATTAACACTAATTGTGTAAAGAATCACCTTGTCGTTAGATATTTAACCCCTAAGTAAATATACTAACTACAAGtgcttatttttcaaagaaacagAGGAAGAGGCAAGCAGAAGGAGCAGACGTTTTTCTTTATGTAAAAATAGCAGTGTTCATATTTATGCAGGTACTGAAATGAGATGCATGCATTATGCATCCATGTTGGCCAAAGTCAGCTCTCTAGTTCTCACGCGTTTAACAAAATTTGGAGATAATGTTTAATGGAATAATGGTGACAGCTGAGCATTGACTAATGCAAGAGCCAACAAGGGGTATGGGGGCTCTTTAGCCCCATCCTGAAATGAGCCGATAATACTTTCAGATCCAATCTACTTGATTTACAGTAAAGGTTTGGACAACTATTAGATCATGAGAATCgacactaaaataaaataagatagtCTAAATCCCCAATTTCCTTTTCATTTTTATCCGACTTGCAAATATTTTAGATGTCGAGATACAAGCATTTCATAACATAATACCTGTCAAAACTACGAGCTATAAACATACAAGTTCAACAAGAAATTTTTATACTTCCACATTTTACAATGAGGGAAGTCTTAGAAACCTTCCCCATTAGTTGAACTCCTTCTGCCGAATGGAAGGCTTTTCACTGCTCTTCCGGTGACATAAAGCATATTCAATACCGACAAAAGATTTTGCTTGTCCCCAAAATCATCTAAACCATCTACCTCTTCTTCTCCACACAAATCCTTCCCATTCAAAATCACCATGGGAAACCTCACCTTTTCTTTACCCACCAGCTCTTCTAGCTCTTTCAAATATACAGGCTCCTTTGAACAGTTTCTCTCCTCAAATACAACTTTTCCACTCAACAGAACCTTCTTTGCCCACCCATTTGCGTCTAGGTCATTGTTAGCACTCGTTGTGTAAAGAATTACCTTGATGTTGGATGAAGAACTGCCTCGTAAAACTGATCTTTCAGGCTCTGGGAGCCGGCATTCTGGGAACTTGGCAGCCAGTGTTTCCCAAAACAATTTCATAGTATTCTGGATGAAAGTGCTTTGTTGCCTACTGAAAAACCAAACACATTATCATCCAACAATCCATAAATCCAATAATATGTCTTGACACATGTTAACAAGTATAGCATTCCTCAACTAATTATAGAAAAAAACTAACTGAGAAAAGCATGAAATGTtgaataatttagaaaaatcggAAAATTTACCCCTCTACATGTTCTCCAAGAATATTGCCAACTTCTACAAGGGCTTCTCTCCACTTCTACACCTTGCCATTGTGCCTTGCCTTATGCTTTTCTAGTGCGAGTCCATAATTTCCGAGCTTTATGTATAAGAGCCTGTTTGCCGGAgtttatgacttatgacttaatgtgacttatgtgataagctgggagtttaaaatatctatttgagtaaattttaacttattaaggacttatgagttattaaatataataatagaaataaaagtgatttataggtaattttaaagaaaaaaaaaatttaaaaatcgaCTCACCGAAAAAGTACCTTAAACCAACTTGTGGCTATACTTGAAGTCGACTTCCGAcatattacacaaacagacattttccAGCTTAAAattggaaatagcttttagtCCCTGCTTTAAGCCCGGACAAACATGCTCTAAAACATACATACTTTCCCGGTGAGGGTCATCTTCAAGTGAGGAAGCGAGGTCGTCCCAACGAGCCCAACTATTCAAGTGAGGAAGCGAGGTCGTCCCAAAGAGCCCAACTATGTAGTGCCCTCAACAAGGCCGAGGTTAGCAAGCCTAATGGCTAGCGACCCCTAGAGGCCACATCATTTCTAGCAGCCACCCCTCTCCTTTGGAAGGCTAGATAATTTCTCATATTAGCAGCCCATCTATTCTATGTAGGGCAGTCCAACATAACTGAGGATCGATATGACTTGTGATATCTACTAAATGAGCCCATCTTGATGGTCCTTCAATTGTGGATCGGCCACGGCCCATGAGAATTTGGGGAGTAACATCTTATTAGAACAAAAAGCTATTCTACATTGTTAGTTTGATACAATCATCCCTTCCTCTTCTTGTTATCTCCGCTTGAAACTCTACCTTGTGCATCAGCCTCTCCTTCCTAATTTACCTATCGCACCCGCTTCTCTTCTTAACTTATCATCTTTTTagtgtaaaaattatatcaccacCATCCACAACAATCGTTGTTATGATatcttttatgatatttttcgaTATATCATGTGTCTGAAGATTTGTTTCCAATTCATGGATAATCGGTAAGCCATCGtcatatatttacttcttattttggatttactttttttttgttcataTTTGGATTTAGTTGAATGttggatttaattgatttttgatcAAGTTCCGATCTTTGAGTTTGATCTAAGATATAAAGTTTTCAATAATGTATAAATTGATCATGATGATTGTAATTACATGAAAGCCTCATTGTGACACACTTTAATCATATTtaatcttttaatataattctattcttagaatcatatattgtatatatctttgtattttttaaCTAGTTcgtaaaattttatattgcaaaaataatgtGATGTTCATCTTATTTCAGTATCCATGGGAAGAATTATccgaaataatgaagaaaatgctccagtaCGACTTGAAATCCGCGTCCTTGTGAGTAAGTAATATCTTTTATGGTATCTAATGTTTTGTACTAgttattcatttcaaatttaataaattaacttgttagaaattttatcataaaaatttaaatcaatgAATTTACATCGGcaataattatgtttttaaatggtaaagaatatatatttttatttaagcattaatgtttttttaattttttttatttcaccaTTTCATCTTTAAACCACgtgttttcattaaaatattttataatataactacaaataaatattacagTTAAGTAATGTTGGACTTAGTAATACTTCTTGATTGGCACATAGAAGTGATCTGCGAATATCTTTTGCAGAGTCAACCaggatgtgattttttttacaaaactgAAAATGGTTAAAGAAGTTATGCATCTTATTGAATGTAAGGGTTATGAAGTTCAGGTAAGCATTTAACTGATTCATGTGTACACTTGTCTTCTAACCCGAATATCAGGTGACTCAAAAATTGCAGCACTCTTTTTGTAATCAGGTCTGGAGCATTTTTCTCAATGATGTTGATCAGTTCAGAATGCGTTGGCCAAGAAAAAGTAATATCAAAGTCAATGGTACGTAACGCTCaaccatatatatgtataaagggTTAACGTACACGAATTAGatcatttagcttcattttaaTGTATAAGTGGATCACCtacaaatttttggtctcatctGCACCCCTCATTTCAAATTAAGTTACATTTTGATAAATCTCATTTTTGCACTCCTCATTTCAAATTAAGTTACCTAGAATATAAGAATGCTGTACTAGAACTGTATATATGACATTGCCATGAACTTCTTTAAGAACTTTAATATGTTACACATTTCTGTTGCAGCTCAAACTCGTCGCCTAAAATTGAAAAGCCTAATGCCCAATGGAGTTTGGTTCTGCGATTCAACTTGTGTACAggtaatttaatatgttaaacattTCTATTACGATTCAGGGGATTAAACAGAGTCTGTGGTGTAACACCTGAACTCCAGGTCATTGTTGGCCAACCAGCATTCCTGAGATCTGTGGCTAGCTATAAATTCCATTTCTATGAGAGTTGGTTCATATATTTCTGCGTACAGATGTAACTTGAAATAACCCGCAGTCATGCTAAAATATAGCTAATTTCTACTTTGTGCATTCAGATGGTAAACCAACTGTGGGTATACATACGAAGAAACAAGCTTCAGAATCATATTGCTACTTTGTGAATTTTGGTTAAGTTGTGTTGCAGAGGTTTCTATTGCTTTGTCTTCATTCTCGAAGCTTGAATGAGTAAGTTAAGGGACCAACTTCAACAGAGTTCTGCTTAGGAATGGATGGACTGTAGGAACTGTGATGGGCAGTCTCTCGAGCATCAGTTGGGGCTCTGATTCGTTTTTGGACCATAGCACAAAGTTTGATGAGTCGGCATGGACAAAGGAGGTGTTCTGGATTCCTCTCTTCAAATATGACATTCCCACTCATCAGAATTTTCTTTACCAATCCATTTGCACCTAGGCCATTATTAACACTAATTGTGTAAAGAATCACCTTGTCGTTAGATGGTTTAGGTCTCATCATTGATGATGAAGAACTGCCTTGTGAACTTGGACCTGCTAGTGTAGGAAGGCTCTGGGAGCCGGCATTCTGGGAACTTGGCAGCCAGTGTTTCCCTAAAAAGTTTCACAGTGTTCTGGATGAAAGTGCTCTGTTTCCTACCGAAAAACCAATCACATTATCATCCAACAATCCATAAGTATAATAAGAATCCATGGAATTATGTAGCATAAaacatcaaataattaataaaaattggaAAATAAGATTACCCCTCTACATGTTCTCCAAAAATATTGCCAACTTCTGCTTCTGCAAGGGCTTCTCTCCACTTCTCCACCTCGTCATTGTGCCTCATTTTATGCTTTTCTAGTGCGAGTCCATAGTTTCCTAGCTGGTGTTTGATATCACGGATTTCAACCTAAAAAAAAGAGGTATAATAAAATACCTGGAGTTCTTCTTGCGTTCCAAGATCTGAACAAGTTCATCAAGACACCATGTAGAGTAAGCATAATTCTGAGAAAATACAATTATGGCTCTCATAGAGTTCTTGATCCCCTCTTTGATTGTGGAATACACCTCATCTCCGACACGTATGTCACTCTTGTCCATGAAAGCTACAAAGCCTTCAGCCTTTAAAGCCTCATATAGAAAGCATGAAAAGTTGTTGCGAGTTTCCcctctgaagctcaagaaaacatGAGAAAATGAGACTTCTTTAATCATGGTGAAAGAGCTCTAAGtgaataaactaatttttaggAGGCTTTAAGATCCGTAACCAACTAACCATTACATAAAAAGTCAACTAGATTGTGAACATTATCAGAAAAAAGATCTTCtaatataaattgataaattagtTGAAATTCTATGCTAATAAAGTACATCTAATTAACGACAGAACGGGCAAACTAAATGTGGGAACTCAACTAGGTAAATTTTACTTCATCGCCTACATGGCATGCATGTCAATCAACGGTCAAAGAGTTTCACCTCCCGGTTTTTTTTCCAGGACATTCGGTACATAAGATAATTATTTTAGAAGGAACAGCTTGTAAGATGTCCTGCACAACTGATTTGATTTCGAATTTCTATTTATAGTCCAACTTGTTTCAATATATACGATtattttttcatgaaaattattaaaaacactatatattattagattttgcATTGAATATTCAAAGTCGCACTTGTAGACAGAAAATAGAGAGAAAGATAATTTTGATAGGGAGATTAAGTAAAGGATAAAAAGGTTGATGGGCGTTTAAATTAGTTGTAGTCTTGACTCTTGTATcatattgtaaaaaaattgataataaattagttttgaattgaAGATATTTATTCCAAAAACTCTATTTGACTTCCAAATTCGCTAAATTTTCTAATGTAAGGATTTTACCACCAACAaaattacattgtacattaacgaaactatttattttcttttttgaaactcGAACAATATAATTTACGAAACACAATAGGTATAATATAGTAGATTATTTAGTTTATGGACTGGGCTTGCAATAAAAATGAACCGGTTCAAAATAATTGGGATGGGCTCATTTATAAAATACACCAATTTTAGAAAGAAAATTGAAATTGCTATGGACTCAGGGGTGGGCTCAAGTCCCCTGAGCCCCAATATGAATCCGCCACTACGCAAATGTATACGTAAATTCAATGCTAGCTCTATGATTACTTCATTAACATCTTCTCTTTTCCTTTTCACAACCTTTTAAATATCTTTATGAAGAAACTCTTGTAATAATAGCCTTTCACATAGTCTCTTCATTGCCTTTTTATTTTCACTTAAATCTCTCTGCATTTGTTGTCGACCGATTTATAGCTAATTTGTGAATCGGCGCCTACTATAGCCTAATTTTTCTTATTACGTTTACGAAACCTCCGATCGTCCTCACTTTTGTCTAGTTTTATCCGATCTATTTCTGATCTAGTTGTTATACTAATTACAAAGCATCTTAGCCGTCTGACTTTTTTCAGATGCAATCGGTGAGCTCATTAAAGTagaattcatttatattttttttatcaattttgtttGGACAGACGCAGAGATTTATATTTGGGGTTGATGCTTTTGAGTTTTGATGTAGATCTGACGTTTGTAAAACGGATCTCTTAAATTCAAGAttgcaaaattaattattatgttctttatttttttaagctCTTGCATATATGGAATAGTTatcataaacaatgaagaaaatgcttcaAGAACATTTCATTCTCATCACCTTCTTTAGATGTGGGGAATCGaggtaattttttattatattggcTTAACtacttttttatatatgttttacaaattattaataccAAATTTGTTGAACTGGTTTTTTTTCATATTGCCATAaggatttaaatttataaatttgtttagacaaattataatacttttaaaaatgacaaataaacatatatttagtataatatcaTCTTTGGAGTGTTGTTATATTTCGAGTGATGAGAACTTAGACTTTAATTAACATGTGTTTGCTTTGTTTTATATAAGAATAGATAATCAATTTATaatcttttcataatttttgcttatattattaatattattaacatGTGTCATGTTCTGATTTTGACTTCCAGCAATCAAAACATTATTTGTATTTTCATAATTGTCACCAGGACCCGTATCATTGAGCCAACTGGAAAAATCTTCCAATTCAAAGTCAGTGTAATCAATTGGAGGTTGATGCTCAGAAGGAAACTTAGAAAAGGGTATTTCCCAGATCTGATCTTCTGATGTATGGTTAGGGGACAAAGaagattgataatgattttttgGAGAATTAACTCCGCGAAGGACTTCACCTCCATCACCTAGTTTTTCCATTGGTAAGATATGAATCAAAGTGATAACAGAGAAAACTTGttaatgtgtgtgtatatatgggGTGTGTGTGTATGAAATCAAGAATTTGAACAAAAAGGATTATGTAGaacttttttttaatctgatcCCAGTATTGTAAGAGGGTGAATATGGTGTATGAGATGGGTAGCTAGCTCCTCGGGTGCAACGCTACTTGTAAAGTGGAGCCTAAATTACTAGCCATTGATTTTAAAGTGGAGCCTAAATTACTAGCCATTGATTTTTTTCATCTAACGATCCATATCTTATTTTTTATCTTATATTACCTTACATAAGTGTAATACTTCTTATGAGTGAATACCTAATTAGCCACCAGCTTGTTGAattagtttttcttttattctttttaaataaatactttaGTAATGTTTTccattattcatatttaaacacttgatattattttcaaatagttCTAGACCTTTTGactatgtatataaattaaattaaataattttttaaatatttggaaAACATATATGACTACTAAATTactattatatagttatatatgtgtgttttgaGTTTACAATGAAATATGACGGGCTAATCATGCTAGAGTCATGTCAGAAAACTTTTCGCTTTATTCAtcgtatatatatgtattttaaactATAAATTAAGTTGACggtcattttcttttttaatatataacatggTGTTGTCCAAAATATACTTACAGaagaattttatataattaatgtataaTTATGtgcttgtttttaattttattatgaattcaTTGTTACTTATGTTCACAGGTCGAAAAATCATTTCAATGGAATTGGACTTTAACCAAATGCCATGGTTTCTTTTGAATATGTTGGTCAACTTCTTGTGAATAAGCGATCACTAGTTATTAGATATTCTTTCCGCCTTTAACTTGCTCTCCtcaatacaatatatatatatatatatatatatatatatatatatatgtaatttttctaaaatatgttgttTGTTACGCGAAGGATATAGAATAAAGTTACTCTTTTTAggatttcaaaaatatactgtgtcctcaaatattaatatatatgtgtgtgtaggaTAATGGCACCAATTTgactattatatattattttatatttctttggGCAAAGGCTAAACTGAGGTTGAACCAAATAGCTTCTTATACGAAATCTTAATCGACGCAAGAGAATGtaagaaaattattatattaattacagtggtttaaacttaaaaataatagtaTACTTACAAGAAAAAATCTCATCGCATTGAGAGATGCCATTTGCAGCAACATAAGCTGGCCACCCAAGTTACCTAATCAATTTTTGTTGTGCTCAGAACCATGGAAATAAGAATTTTTCCGTGCTACAATTGTCGCATAAGttttaatagaaaaaaaatgtCACATATATATTACATGTGACTATGTGATTATATGACACACAGAATACAGTGACAAGAATATGAAGCGCCGTATGTAGAGTAAATTGTCAAAGAGGGTTGGTTTGTACCTACGAAAATGAGGAGCGTTGTGAAGAACAGGGTGAGCTGTGGGGATAAAAAAATCCTTTTAAAGCCCCTAATTGTTTCCCAAACTCCAAATCTTAGCCGACCCCTCTAATACAAGAGGATTGAGATAGTGCGGTAATATatggggagggagggagagagagatgtcTGACGAGTAGATCTGGGGCGGAGATGAGAAGAGTGTGTGATTTCAATTTGATCGGCGAGTGTGAAAATTAGGGATAGGTAAGTGGATGTGCCCTGCAAACAGCCAATCATAGTAGTATTGAAGTGGAGCTGCTCTGCTAATTGAATATGCACAAGAAAAGAGAAATTTTGGGGGGAACAGAATATTTGGGCAAAACGCTAAGGGAGAAATCCAAAATTTTGGGGGAAATGAAATGCCTTATTGGGATAGAAAAattgtattaataataaaaccaccatattttaatatattatgttgatgaattataaaaaaaatgattttttacaTATCTATTTGTAGTTGAttatcaaaatatcatatagagtagaattttaaaagtataataatttagtgatattcaaaatacatatttataattatcttgTGCGagcttttaattaaaatatagtagGATTATTATGtctaataaacaaaataatatttccttgatcaattcttgtttttgt
This region includes:
- the LOC108209398 gene encoding uncharacterized protein LOC108209398 is translated as MDKSDIRVGDEVYSTIKEGIKNSMRAIIVEIRDIKHQLGNYGLALEKHKMRHNDEVEKWREALAEAEVGNIFGEHVEGKQSTFIQNTVKLFRETLAAKFPECRLPEPSYTSRSKFTRQFFIINDET